The Mangrovibacterium diazotrophicum DNA window ATTAACGGTAATATTAAATTGCACCGCCGCACTCGAGCAAGCCTGATTTCCCAATGCGTTTCGGGCAATAACCGTAACCACGCCAACCAGAGGCTCTGTCCCTAAATTTAGGGCCTGAAACTGCGGAATAGTGTTAACTCCGGAAACCGGCTGCAGTCCGATATCCGAACGATCGATCGTCCACTCAAAAGTGGTTTGTGAGCCGGCTGGCTGAAGCTCGATGGCAGTGCTGAGGTCGCCGCTGCAAAGTACCAGGTCTTCAACCGGGTTGGCAACGGGATTTGGGATAACGTACACTGTTGCCGTGAATGCTTCGCCCTCACATCCATTTGCTTCCGGCGTGATCGTATAGGTCAGCTCAACCAATTGGCCGGACTCGTTGATCAGCAACTGGCTGATGGTCGTTTGCGGCGTTGCTTCGCCCTGGGCTCCGGTAACCGAAACGGCAGGGCTGATTGTCGGCGCAGCCCAGGTGTAAGTTGTTCCGCCGGGCACCACCTCTCCGTTTCCGTGCGTTGGATTGATATTGAACGATTCTCCCGAACAAATGGTATCACTGTAAAAAGCTGTGATAACCGGACTTGGATTGACAGTAATACTGAAACTTTCAGAACTGCTGTTGCAGGCAGCACCTCCCAAATCATTTTTGCCCGAAACGGATACAGAGACCGTCACCGGACTTTGGCCGTTGTTGATGGCCAGAAACGGAGCAATCGAATCAACTCCCGCCATCGGCAAACCGATCGTGTTGGCATCTGCCATCCAGTCGAAAACAAACGAATTCCCTTCAAAATAAATTGGGCCGATGGAATCGCCACTACATACAACCAAGTCGCCGACCGGGTTGACACTCGCCCCGGGAATCACATAAACTTCTGCCTCAAAAGGCTCCCCGGTGCAACCATAAGCTGCGGGAATGACGGTATAAACTACTTTAGCAATCTGGCTCGATTCGTTGTAAAGGGTCTGGCTAATCGTACCGGAATCACTAGTGCCTGCTTCCGCACCCGCCACGGCAATAACCGGACTAACCAGAGGATCATCCCAACTGTACGTAATTCCGCTCGGCACAACATCGCCGTTGCCATGAACCGGGCCGAAGCTGAACGTTTCACCGGAACAAATGGTGTCACTGAAAAGCGAGTTGATTACCGGACGCGGATTAACCGTGATTGTAAAAACTTCGGTGTTGGTTTCGCAGCCCAACGAACCGGGGTCATTTTGCGCAGTCACTTCCAGTGTTACGACAATCGGCTCTGTTCCCTGATTAATCGCTTCAAAACGAGCGATGGAATCCTGACCGAAACCAGCCAAACCAATGCTGGCATTGTCCGCAGTCCAGGAGAAAAATGCTGCCTGCCCGTTAAAAATAATCGGCCCAAGCGAATCTCCGCTGCACACTGTAAAATCTTCAACCGGGTCTACGTGTGCCCCTGGCACCACATAAACAATCAACTCAAAAGGATCGCCTTCACAACCGTAAGCAGTTGGCGTAATGGTATAAACCAATTGAGCGATCTGCGTGGATTCGTTGACTAAAGTCTGATTGATGATGGCTTGTGGCATGTTTTCAGCTACCGCACCAGCAATCGAAATTACAGGAGAAACAACCGGTTCTGTCCAGGTGTAGGTCGTACCGTCCGGAACGAGATCCGTCATATTGTTTTCGGGTATCAACTGAAAGCTTTCGCCGCTGCAAATTGAATCGATAAATGTTGTGGTAATGACCGGCTTCGGGTTAACCACAACGTGATGCTCGAACTGCTGCCCGGAACAGGACGAATTGGCAACCAATGTCGCGCTTGCCTGATAGACGAGTTCAATTGGCAATATCGTTGTATTGGTAAGTTTTTCGGCAGGAATCCGGTTTGTTCCGCTCAACGTGATCGCTTCGGCAATACCTGCCGGTTGTTCTACTGTCCAAAACAGATCTACACTGCTGACCGAGCTGGTGAGCGAAACGGCCTTGCTGCTATCGGCGGAACAAATCATCTGGTCAGGTTCTGAAAAGCTGATATCAACTGCCGGATTAACTTTGATTGTAAAGGATTGTGTGGCGCCCGGGCAACCGTTGGCAAAGGGCGTCAAGGTGATCACGGCATCAACGGGTTCTGCTGAGAGGTTGGTTGTTTTGAAGGAAGGAATTGAATCAGTGCCCGATGCCGCCAGCCCAATCGAGGTATTTGAATTGGTCCACTCAACGGTTACGCCGAGAGCTGTATCGGCTAACATGATCTCACCAACTGAGTCGCCGTTGCAGGATTCATAATCTGCGAGCGTCAGCTCTGCAGGCGGACTATTGATATGGATGACCACAGAATCGTTTAAAACTGCATCGCAGGACTCGGAGCTGCGATCCTGAATCCCCAGCAACTTGTAAACAAAAGTCCCGGCCGCAGATGTCGAAATATCGATTGAAGCACTGTTCCCCGGACTACTGGTAATTTCAAGCACCGCGCCATCATTTATGGTGTACTGAAAAGTAAACGGACCGGTTCCGTTCGTTCCGGTAAACGTGACTACCGGAGACGGATCATTCAAACACACATCCGCATCCGACTCGATGATTCCGGCAGGAGTAGGCAGCACTACAATAACGACTTCCCCGGCCTGATCCTGCGAGCACATTGCCTCACTCGATTCAGTAACAGAGATGAGTTCGTAGGTAAAAACCCCGCTTATAGTCGTCGGAACTTCTATGCTTACCGTATCGCTATCGTCCTCTGTTTTTATTGTTTGAACCGTTCCGCCATTTATCCGATACGCAAAAGTATAAGGCGACTGCCCGTTGCTTCCTGTAAAAACAATAACCGGTGCAGGCGCTTGCTGGCAAACCGTATCGCCGCCTACCAGCGTTCCTTCGGGTAAAGGATTCACGACAATGGGCATAGAATAGATGCTGTCGCCGCAGTAGTTTTCAAGCGACAAAGTCACCGTATAGGTGCCGGGATTGGTAAACACATGCGTTTGGCCACCACCACTGGTCGTTACCGGTGGTGTACCATCGCCAAAATTCCAGGTATATTCAGCATCTTGGTTACAATTCGGGTTATAACCGGGAAAGGAAATATTTTCAAAACTGACCGGATTGAGCATACAAACAATCGTGTCTGCATCGAATTCGGGCTCGGGTACAGCAATTACGGTGATGTTATTGACCGAAGCCGTGGTAGAACTACAGCCGTTATGGGCGTTGATTGTCACCACAAACTGATCGCCGGTTCGGCCGCAACTGGACTCGATGTACGAGTGCGGAATGGGGTAATTTTGTGAGTTCTCCGGATCGGCGGCGTTGTAGTAGGGCGAGGCCATCATTTCCTCCTGGGTAATCTGCATGGTTTCGCCATCGCCAAAAGCCACGGCATAAATAGTTCCGGGCGAGTTGGATCCCCATTTGGCAATCTCAAACTCCAGCTCATCAGTTGGCGCGCAAAGGTTGGTGGTAGTCCCCGGGCTGGTAATCCCAACCGATGGATTGGTCACGTTCTTTACCGTATAAGTAATACTGTTGGAGCAGCCATTATCTGCAATTGCCGTTATCTTAAGTTGAAATTCACCCAAACTGGTGTACACGTGATTTAGTGGAAAACTGACACCGGATTCAACAGAAGTTCCATCGCCCCAATCAACCTGGTACGAAAGGACACAACCGGGTACCGGAGAAGAATTGCCCAGATTGACCGTAAACTCGGGCTCGTAGACCGAGGCATCGGCACAATTATTGAACGGACTGAAGGGACGATCGACATCGTAAAACGAAATCTCGGGAGCCTGTTTCACAACCACCGGCTTGGTAACCGGAGTTAGTATGCTATCACCATGCGTGATCTCCAGGGTTACATTGAAAGTCTCCTCCCCACAACCTAAAGAGTTGAAATTGTGACTGGGATTTTTTTCAGAAGAAGTAGAACCATCACCAAAATTCCAGGAATAAACGATTTCTCCTTCCGGCAGTTCTGTCGATGTAAACTGAACAGAAGTTCCGGAGCACTGCTCATCGGTAAAGCTGAAATCGAAGGCCAAACTGTCCGCGTCGGCCACCGCCGACTGCCCGCTAACCGACACGCCGGGATTGGAGTCCAAATCAGTGTTGTAGCGCGCGGTAATAGCTACGCCATCGAACGCATTGATCAGAACAATAAAAAAGATCACGAATCCAGAACACTTGTTCATTTCAATTTTCTAGTAGGTTTAGTGACAAGCAAGCCCTTCTAACAAAAATAGGGAATTGGAAAGAATAAAGAAAACATAAATATATTATCTTAATTCAATGTAAATTCTCCGTCTGAAAAGCGTTGCTATTACACTCATAGTAGCCTACTTGCACAGCCGATAGAGAAACACACGCCCCCGTTCTATGATAAGAACTCATAAAAATCGACAAAAAACTGATATCAAATCCTGCAACAGCCCAATCTTTACTCAACTCGTTGCAGAATCTCCGCTTCCACAATCCGAAGTTGTCCTTCGGTCTTTAGTCCTTCCGGATCTCTAAATCCATCGAGTTCTTTGTTGCCGCTCAATTCGATCATATTTTGAAAGGCATCTTCTTCAACACCCGAGCCCGTCAACTTGATGGTTACTGTTTTGCCAAATGTCGGTACAACGGGGATGGTAATATACCCCAGACTACGGTCCGTTTCGCCTGACCACACCTTTTTGTTGTCGACCAAAATATCGATTGGGTACGAGCGCGTTCGCCAGCCGGTGAGCTTCAACGAAATCTCATCAACCCGAGTCGCTTCTGCGAGCTCGTAGGTAATCCATCCGGTAGACAAGCGTCCGTCGTTGGTCCACTCGCTCATTTCGTTGTCATCGTAGCTCAAAACAGCTTTGTCTATGTTCGCACCGGCCGTTACGGAAACAATAGAGAGCGTTATTCGGCTTACTTCATAAGACGGCGTCAATGGCGTCGGACCTTTCTCCAGATTTGAAGGCAAGCCGGCAGCAACCAAGTCAGCGCGCAAACCATCGACCACCTCTACCGGCGAAGTTTCAAATTGAATGTCGGCACCTTTTAAGCCAACAGCCGAAGCTTTCACTTTTATCTTGCCAGCTTTTGTAGTCGACCGAATTAAAACACGGTTTACGCCACATTCCACCGGCAGCTTCGTTGCTCCAATACAGTTTTCCGGTCCCTGCGCAATACCGCCCAGCCACTCGCCTTCACCCGACAAGTCAAAACTGATTTCATTCAGAGCCGTCGGGCAACGCTGTCCGCCTTTATCAACTACTTCAAACTGAATCAGCGCCAGGTCGGCACCATCAGCTTTAAAGCCATCCGGCGACTGCATTGCCGATAGTTTAATCGCATAAGGTTCGCCAGCCGTTTGAATAGCATCCTCCGCAACCACCTCGCCGGCGGAGTTATAGGAAACTGCTTTGATCTCGCCAGCCTCCCATTTGATATCCGGAAAGGCAAACAGGAAATGATACGAGCGACCACCAAAACCTTTCGATTGACCATTTACAAACAATTCGACCTTGTCAGCGGCCGAAACCACATAAACCGGTTTCACGATTCCCGGCTCGTAGTTCCAATGCCCGATGATGTGCGACAAGTTTTCTGCCGGATCAACCCAACCGTTCCACATCACCTGGTGAGCGTAGAAATTATCTTTGGGGATGCGCATCGGGTCAACCTCACCACTTCTGCGATAGTTCTCGGCCCCGCGATAATGGGTATTGGTATCCGAGAAAATGATATTGGCACCACCACTGCTCACACGCGTTCCGGTACCTGGGCGTTGCTCCCAATAGTCGTACCAGCGAACAATATCCTCCATAGCATGCGAATCCTGGTTGTGATTGTAGGGCGTAGCATCTTTCACCTTACTACCACTCACATTATGGGCAAAAGTTCCGCCCTCTCCGTTTTTATGATATGGCGGTGTAAATTCGTCCCAATATTTACGTAACCCTTCATCGCGCGAATATTCCGTGGCAAACAAAGGCTTTCCTGCACTTTTATTAATGTATAGCATCTCGCCGCCATATTCGGCTTCTTTGCTATCGAGCATCTCGCGGCTGCCAATAGCACGCCCGCCATGCGGATCGTAAGTATTCCGAATATTTTTCAGCTCTGCCATGTGCTCCTCGCTGATATTCTCGTTCCCTCCTTCATAAAAAAGGATACTCGGATTATTGCGGTTATAAACAATAGCGTCCCGCATGAGTTCGCAACGTTGCTCCCAACGACGGCCAGTCACATCTTTCTCCGCATCGCCGGCGGGCATTGCCTGGATCAGCCCCACCCGGTCGCACGACTCCACATCCTGCTTCCAGGGCGTCACGTGCATCCAGCGCACAAAATTGCCGTTGGATTCAATCATCAGCTTATTGCTGTAATCGCTCAACCAGGCTGGCACCGACATGCCCACGGCTGGCCATTCGTTGCTGGTACGTTGCGCATAGCCTTTCATCATGATCACCCGATCATTCAGGTAAACCATGCCATCTCTAAATTCAGTTTTCCGGAAACCCGTCCGAACAGGAACTTCATCGACAACTTTGCCGTCGATCACCACTTGAGATTTCACTGTATAGAGATAACCATAACCCCAGCTCCAAAACTCCAGATTAACAATACTGTCCGCCGCACTGAGCGTTTGTAAACCATTTGGCGAAATCATGCGAGAAATTCCTTTGAAGCTGGCGACTTCTTTGCCATTCAAATCCTCCACAGAAATTTGTAACCCGGCGACAACAGCTGTTGTGCTTTCATTTTTCAATTGCGACTCCACATGGATGACGGCCGATTTTTCCCGAATATTGTAGTCAGTTGCATACACATAAACGCCGGTTGTTCCCAATGTCGAGTACAGAGGTAGAGTTTGATAAACACTGCCGGTTGTGTGCAGATAAACATTCTTGGGGATGCCACCGTAGTTGGCATTGAAATTCTTGTCGTTCCACTGGTAGCGCTGGTTGTAAAAACGTTCTCGGTAATCCCAGGCATTGTCCGTTCGAACGGCCAAGACATTTTCTTGCGGATATGGTTTGACTAAATCTGAAATATCCAGCCCAACAGCCATTACACCGTTTTCGTGCAATCCAACCAAAGTCCCGTTAAGGTAGAATTCTCCTCCATGACGAACTCCTTCAAATTCGAGAAACACTTTTCCTTTTGAACGATTTTCGGGCAACACGAATGATTTTCGGTACCAGGCAATACCGGTCGAAAGATCCTGGATATCCTTTTTAAACGCCTCATCTTCGTTCCAGGCATAAGGTAGTGTCACCGTTTTCCATTTTGAATCGTCAAAATCGGATTTTTCAGCTCCCTCGGCATCTCCGACAAAGAGCTTCCAACCAGGGTTGAAATTGTAAGTTTGTCTTTCGGATTGTGCCAGAGCCTTATTTGAAGCTCCGAATAAACAGGTATTCAATAAAAATAGGACGGACAGCAGTTTTTGAGTAGTAAAAAACTTCATTGAGTGTGTGATTTAGTTAGTAGTAGTTGGCCTGATAATAAGAAAACAGCTTGAGAAGCTCGACAAACACCCCCTGGCAGCTATTCCCGTTTTCAGACTCATCAAAGATAAAAAGAACGCGACTACCATTCAAATCGATTCGGAACGAATAATTTTCTATTTAACATCAATATGCAAATTCAGTTGTTTCCGATTCCCTTTTCGAAACTAAGAGAAATTCGCCATATCAATCATTAGTTCAAAATAAAAACTTTCGAATCGAATTATTTGGTCCAACTCGGCAAAAATGCTTGATCAACGTCCAATCGTCAAACATTTAAAGACTTAAATGTCTTTTTATCCAACTTTTCAATCACTGACGAACAAATAGACAGCCAAATATCCCGAATGCACAACTTTTGAATCGCCGTTAAGGCAAACGAGAAACACGCAAGCCAAACCTGCTGTAAAACATTATCAAAATGCTCATTTTAAGGATATTTATCAACTTTTAAGGAGATGTAGCTCAATATTTAATTTGTGTAAATTTTAAAACTTTCAATTTAAAAAGTCGACGAAAGTCATAAATGCATTCCTTTGATTACTGTAATTTAGCCGACACAAGAACCGTAAAAGGTTACAACTATAATTTCATTTTATTAACTATTTTGAATTTTCATCTATGTCAAGAAAACTTTTGATAAGAGATTTGACTCTGAGAGATGGCCAGCAATCTTTGTTTGCCACACGTCTGCGCCAAGAGCAGATTGACAGAGTTCTCCCATTTTACAAGTCAGCTAACTTTTACGCCATGGAGGTTTGGGGTGGCGCCGTGCCGGATTCGGTGATGCGCTATCTGAACGAGAATCCATGGACGAGGTTACAAACCATTAAAAAAGCCGTTGGCGATGTCAGTAAACTGACTGCCCTGTCTCGCGGTCGTAACCTGTTTGGTTACACTCCTTACACCGACGAGATCATCGACGGATTCTCCCGCAATGCGATCGAATCAGGCTTGGGTATCATGCGTATTTTCGATGCGCTGAACGACATCAACAACGTTAAGTCGACCATCAAGTATGTGAAACAACACGGCGGTATTGCCGACTGTGCTGTTTGCTACACCATTGACCCGGAACCGGAGAAAAAAGAAGAGCCAGTTGTTGAGCAACCTAAAAAAGGCCTTTTCGGAAAATTATTCGGTAAAAAAGAAGAAGCTCCTGCTCCTGCAGCAGAACCGGCATTCAAGCCAGTTTTTACTGATGAGTATTTCCTGAATAAGGCCATGGATTTGGAAAAACTGGGTGCCGATATGATCACCATTAAAGACATGAGTGGTCTGATCCCGCCAAAACGCGTTGCCAAATTGATTTCGGAGTTCAAGAAAAATCTGCAAATTCCGGTTGATTTCCACACACACTGTACGCCTGGATATGGTTTGGCTGCCGTATTGGCTGCGATCATGAATGGTGTTGACATTGTGGACACCAACATTTGGAACTTTGCCGGCGGACCTGCAGCTCCTGCTATCGAGTTGATTTACATTTTCTGTAAGAAACTCGGTGTTGACTTGGATGTGAACATGGAAGCTGTTGCAGAGATCAACAAAGAACTTTTCAACATTCGTAAAGAATTGGCTGACATCGACGCCAGCAAACAATTCCCGAATCCATTCAATCCTCTTACAGATACATTGCCAACTGAGATTGACGCTCTGTTTGACAAAGCAATTGAAGAGTGCAAAAAAGGAAACGAAGAAACTTTGTTGGCTGCTTGTCACGCCATCGAAGCTTACTTCAACTTCCCAAAACCAAATAAACTGGTTCAAACAGCCCAGGTGCCTGGTGGTATGTACACCAACATGGTTGCCCAATTGAAAGCGTTGAAATCGGAAGACATCCTGGAAGATGCGATGAAACTGATTCCGCAGGTACGTATTGATGCCGGTTTGCCTCCGTTGGTTACTCCAACCAGCCAGATTGTTGGTGCACAAGCGGTAAACTGCGCAATGTGTATCAAGAATGGCAAACCAATGTATTCAAACGTTTCGAACCAGTTCAAGAGCCTGGTGAAAGGTGAATACGGAACCACTCCAATACCGGTAAATCCGGACTTCCGCGAACAAATTTGCGGACACCGCGACGAACGTCCTTTCGATACTTCAACATACCAAATGCAACCAAACCCAACTTTGGACCAGTTTGGAGGCGTTAAATTGGCTGAAAATGAAGAAGAAGTATTGTTGCTTGAATTGTTCCCGATGGTGGCTAAAGATTACCTGATGGGCGTGAAAAAAGCAGCTTGGGAAGCGAAAAAAGCAACTGAACCGAAGGTTGCAAAAGCTGCTGAAGCACCAAAAGCCGAAGCGAAGAAAATCGTTGGTGAGACCATCGTTACGCCACTTCCGGGCCGTCTGCTGAATTACCTGGTTGCTCCGGGCGACAAAGTAAAAATCGGCCAGCCGGTAGCCATTGTTGAAGCGATGAAAATGGAAAACACCATTACATCAACTCACGAAGGCTATGTAAATAATTTGGTTGCCGGTTTAGGTGAAACCCTGCCTGCAGAAGCCGTAATCATGGACATTGTTGCGGAAGCGATTGCAACAGCTGCTCCTGAAAAACCGAAAGCTGCCGCTAAAGTGAATGTACCAACAACAGGAATTACTGTTCCGATGCCAGGTAAAATTCTGGACATCCAGGTAAATCCGGGTGACTCTGTAAAACCAGGCCAAGTTGTTGTTGTGCTGGAAGCCATGAAAATGGAAAACAGCATCACAGCTGAAATTGGTGGTACAGTAAATCAAATTTTTGTTGAAGTAGGCGAAACCGTTTCTGCCGATACAAAAGTTCTGGATTTAGTTGAAGCATAGTCGAAGCCGAATTAACACTTCAATACCAATAAAAAAGGTTTTAGGCGATTTGCCTAAAACCTTTTTCTTTTTATTCAATTTCCATTGGCAATTAAACCAATGGACCAACAATCTTTTTACCGTGGTACTCAGGTGAACCAATCAATTCGAACAGTTCGTCGATATTGTCGTTGGTCACTTTACCGGCCACGACCACTTTCAGCTTTTCGCCTCCAAGCTCAGTCATTTTTCGCAACAGGGCCGCACCATCTTTCGCAGTTGGTTCACCACCTGATGTCAGAACAGCATCCACTTCGGGCACCTCATGGTACAAGCGCTGGAAATCAGCCCAGGTATCATTTACACTGTCGATCGCTTTATGGACACAAACATTCATTGGTTTTGCCAATTCTGCCAGACGTTTGATCACTGGAATATCCAGATTATTATCGGCCGTTGTAACACCGAAAACAACGCCATAAACGCCTTTCGACTTGAAAAAGGCAATCTCCTCTTCCATCTGCTTGATCTCGTCTTTTGTGTAAAGAAAACCACCTGCACACGGGCGCACCATTGCTTTTATCTGAATATCGACCTGGGCCATCACTGCGTCCAACAGCTCCTCCGACGGTGTCAGGCCATCATTTGCCAAATCAGAGCATAATTCCAGGCGGTTCGCTCCCCTTCTCTCTGCCAATACGCATTCGGCTACCGTTTCAACGCAAGCCTCGCGCACCAAAATTTTAGAACTCATAAAAAATGTTGATTTAGGAATAGGTGCGCAAAGTTATACGAGCCTCGTGTAAATTGATTTCAATCGGCCACTAAAAATTCAGGATCGTAACATTAAATCGTCAAAAAATGAAAATCCCCCGCACCATCAGGTGCGGAGGACTCCACTATCAATTAGTTACAATATGGTATTGCAACAGAATCTTCTACTTAAAAATCCCATTTAATGAAGAAGTCTCCTCCTTCAATTGCGGAACGAATCGCTGCTTGTTGCGCAACCGGATACTTCGGCACCACGCGGTCGGCGATAATAGACATGTCATTGTAACGTTTCGCCATGCGATACGCCATTCCCATTACACGTCCTTCATTCGGGAATTCCAGCAACATTTCGTCCAACAGCGCCAGATCGTATATTTTCATCCGTTCTTCTTCTGTCATATCATTATAATCCTCGTCTTCGGGAGTTGGCAACTCGTGCTGAGTAGCGGAAACTACACCACAAATACCCAGGTTTTTGTATGAAGTCCCGGCGTAAGTGTAGAAAATCGTGTACTGTGGATCCCACTGATCCGGATCAGAGTTTGTGGTAAATGCGTTTAACTCGGTGAAACGGTTTGAAACCCCTTCGTTTAACAGCGTTTTAGCCGGATCCCAATGCCCCAGGTGATTTTCAGCTTCGGCCAACCAGAAATGCAGGTCGTGACCGCGATACAACGGGATACTGGCATCACTCTGGTAAGCAGCTCTCCAGCGGTAATTACTGTGGTACTTTCCGATTACGGTATCACCATCCTGGTTCAGAAAGTTACAAGCCGTCCCCCTTCTGTCATTTTCGTTGTATTTGCTCATCGCATAAGTTGACGGACGAAGCAAATACTTCGCCGGAGAGCGGTGACCGAAGAATGTAATTAAATCGTTTGTCTGATTATTGGTGTAATCGTAAATGATTGACGAGATTGAAGAACGGCTGTAGTAGCTACCTTCCGCAAAAATACGGTAGTAGTTGTTTGTCCAACCGGCATTCAACGAGAACCGATAATAATCGATTGCAAATGCTTCTTCCAGACGATCTAAAATATGTTCCTGAATCCAGGCATAGTCAGGCGCATCCGTGTTCAACAATAACTCGCAACGCAAGCTCAACCAATCGGGAGTAATGTAATTCCAGCCAACATAGGCACCGTCAGTCGGGTTTTCCGGATCGAGCCAGGTTCCCCAGTTCATTTCCAACGTTCCGTCAATTCCGTTCACACCCGAATCAAGTAAATCCAAGCATTTTGTAACAATCTGATCGA harbors:
- a CDS encoding copper homeostasis protein CutC, with protein sequence MSSKILVREACVETVAECVLAERRGANRLELCSDLANDGLTPSEELLDAVMAQVDIQIKAMVRPCAGGFLYTKDEIKQMEEEIAFFKSKGVYGVVFGVTTADNNLDIPVIKRLAELAKPMNVCVHKAIDSVNDTWADFQRLYHEVPEVDAVLTSGGEPTAKDGAALLRKMTELGGEKLKVVVAGKVTNDNIDELFELIGSPEYHGKKIVGPLV
- a CDS encoding RagB/SusD family nutrient uptake outer membrane protein; amino-acid sequence: MKKIFKNIFVVLMALSFAGCDNYFNTDPSDIINSDDYIGAQSEMYSGFLGIISKMQVMGDQMVFMSDIRMDFMEPTSDAPEDLWQLYNYNNTSTNEYADPADFYAVIIACNDYLDKMFEYKDNLGEAMDQTTETNFNALISSTLRIKAWTYFKLAKLYGKAMYFDDPITELKDLTDAGTFTEMNFDQIVTKCLDLLDSGVNGIDGTLEMNWGTWLDPENPTDGAYVGWNYITPDWLSLRCELLLNTDAPDYAWIQEHILDRLEEAFAIDYYRFSLNAGWTNNYYRIFAEGSYYSRSSISSIIYDYTNNQTNDLITFFGHRSPAKYLLRPSTYAMSKYNENDRRGTACNFLNQDGDTVIGKYHSNYRWRAAYQSDASIPLYRGHDLHFWLAEAENHLGHWDPAKTLLNEGVSNRFTELNAFTTNSDPDQWDPQYTIFYTYAGTSYKNLGICGVVSATQHELPTPEDEDYNDMTEEERMKIYDLALLDEMLLEFPNEGRVMGMAYRMAKRYNDMSIIADRVVPKYPVAQQAAIRSAIEGGDFFIKWDF